One Dysidea avara chromosome 7, odDysAvar1.4, whole genome shotgun sequence genomic region harbors:
- the LOC136260542 gene encoding importin subunit alpha-1-like isoform X3 has protein sequence MLCEGTGSTANCGSLQRENSRLRSFKNNRLEPSELKRRRTDVSVELRKAKREAELLKRRNITADADKNLLLREICQSNISDIFERIKSADTTIQLAGVQNIRKLLSMDNHSLIEAIVESGIVPNLVQFLSRMNSVAIQFEAAWVLANITSGTSQQTYAVVDAGAIPHFIRLLSSHHNNIKEQALWAIANIAGDGSNLRDTLIKNGVIFPLITLISSNMYYPGPFLKNSIWTLSNFCRHKDPPPSYETVTQLLPTLTSLLHHNDKEVVSDACRILSYLTDSSIDRIELVVKCGIVPCLVSLLSSDDITLLEPALRTVGNIITGREQHVGLMLDNGVLENFGSLLRHQKANIQKEAAWAISNITAGPQKHIEVVIQYNLVPALVILLAEGTTEQAQREVVWAVANIAAGGTIQQVCHLLQAGVLRPLCDLLTIKDAKVTVIILDAINNILMAVDKVNHREQVCIMIEEVGE, from the exons ATGCTGTGTGAAGGTACTGGTAGTACAGCAAACTGTGGCTCACTCCAAAGAGAAAACTCTCGCTTGAGATCGTTTAAAAATAACAGGCTGGAACCATCG GAGTTAAAAAGGCGAAGAACAGATGTATCCGTAGAATTAAGGAAG GCAAAGAGAGAGGCAGAGCTGTTAAAAAGAAGAAACATCACAGCTGATGCTGATAAAAATTTACTGCTCAGAGAAATTTGTCAGTCAAATATCAGTGATATCTTTGAGAGGATAAAATCTGCTGACACAACTATTCAACTTGCTGGAGTGCAAAACATCAG AAAACTGCTATCGATGGACAACCACTCTTTAATTGAAGCGATTGTTGA GAGTGGAATTGTACCTAATTTGGTTCAGTTTCTTTCCAGAATGAACAG TGTTGCAATACAGTTTGAGGCCGCTTGGGTGCTAGCAAACATAACCTCAGGCACATCCCAACAGACTTATGCTGTAGTGGATGCTGGAGCCATACCTCATTTCATCCGTCTGCTATCGTCACATCACAACAACATCAAAGAGCAAGCTCTCTGGGCAATTGCCAACATAGCTG GTGATGGATCTAACCTTCGTGATACTTTAATCAAAAATGGTGTCATCTTTCCTTTGATTACCTTGATCAGCTCCAACATGTACTATCCA GGACCATTTTTGAAAAATTCAATTTGGACGTTGTCTAACTTTTGTCGGCACAAAGACCCACCACCTAGCTATGAGACAGTGACCCAACTGTTGCCAACTCTCACCAGCTTATTACATCACAATGATAAGGAG GTTGTTAGTGATGCTTGTAGAATACTCTCTTATCTAACTGATAGCAGTATTGACAGGATAGAG CTTGTTGTCAAGTGTGGTATTGTTCCTTGTCTTGTGTCTCTTTTGTCATCGGATGACATCACACTTTTG GAGCCTGCTCTGCGTACAGTTGGTAACATAATCACTGGCAGGGAGCAACATGTAGGGTTGATGTTAGATAATGGAGTATTGGAGAACTTTGGATCATTGTTGCGGCACCAAAAGGCCAACATACAGAAG GAGGCAGCCTGGGCTATTTCCAACATCACTGCGGGTCCTCAGAAACATATTGAG GTAGTGATTCAGTACAATTTGGTTCCAGCTCTGGTTATCCTATTAGCTGAG GGCACTACTGAACAAGCACAGAGGGAGGTTGTATGGGCAGTAGCTAATATTGCTGCTGGTGGAACAATTCAACAG GTGTGCCATTTGTTGCAGGCTGGAGTACTGAGGCCACTCTGTGATCTATTGACTATAAAGGATGCTAAG GTCACTGTGATCATCTTGGATGCCATCAATAACATTTTAATG GCTGTGGATAAGGTTAACCATAGGGAGCAGGTGTGCATAATGATTGAAGAAGTTGGAG
- the LOC136260491 gene encoding putative neutral sphingomyelinase isoform X2, giving the protein MMKEITGDLLPYSHMFYSSVIGSGLCVFSRYQIVCSCFHQFVASGGVFDLFTGELFAGKGVGMCRLKISDDCYVSVYNIHTNPDFRESQLFECMQFVHHTRGNDLVVLCGDLNTWPNQPALKLLTTCMELQDPFYHEDCSYTSCPACEDSYTCNRIDNMYKSRGSMPERIDYVMYSDLKSNWVFAKRKFNITMEGLIPGKTFNYSDHVGVNVLLGVQHREEVATTTEIQFNSENKQAVFREVRSLLAERTSTLKQLYFSHSRLIYSWIFLLLLMVIVSIAITYYLVSFVLQAVLFSFLWLVIGRNVIGSLVALGQLSGQQNVLSDLHYYMT; this is encoded by the exons ATGATGAAGGAGATTACTGGAGACCTGTTGCCATATTCTCACATGTTTTACAG CTCAGTGATTGGAAGCGGATTGTGTGTGTTCTCAAGATATCAGATTGTGTGCTCTTGTTTCCACCAGTTCGTGGCATCAGGTGGTGTATTTGACTTGTTCACTGGAGAGCTGTTTGCTggcaaaggtgtgggcatgtgCCGTCTGAAAATATCCGATGATTGTTACGTCTCAGTGTACAATATACAT ACTAATCCTGATTTTCGAGAGAGCCAGTTGTTTGAATGCATGCAGTTTGTTCACCACACTAGAGGGAATGATCTTGTTGTGCTGTGTGGAGATCTGAACACATGGCCTAACCAACCTGCTTTGAAATTGCTAACCACCTGTATGGAACTGCAGGACCCATTCTATCATGAAGATTGTAGCTACACGTCTTGTCCTGCTTGTgaagattcctacacatgtaATCGTATTGATAATATGTACAAGAGTAGGGGATCAATGCCAGAAAGGATTGACTATGTAATGTATAGTGACTTGAAATCTAACTGGGTATTTGCTAAAAGGAAGTTCAACATTACTATGGAGGGGTTGATTCCAGGCAAAACATTCAACTATTCTGATCACGTTGGAGTGAATGTATTGTTGGGAGTACAGCACAGGGAAGAGGTTGCAACTACTACAGAAATACAATTTAATTCTG AAAATAAACAAGCTGTATTCAGAGAAGTGAGGAGTTTGTTAGCAGAAAGAACAAGTACACTGAAGCAGTTATATTTCTCCCATTCCAGGTTGATTTATAGCTGGATATTTTTGCTACTTCTCATGGTCATTGTATCTATAGCCATCACATATTATTTGGTGTCTTTTGTATTGCAAGCTGTATTGTTTTCATTTTTATGGTTAGTAATTGGTAGGAATGTGATAGGTTCATTAGTTGCACTGGGCCAACTATCAGGACAGCAGAATGTACTCAGTGATCTCCATTACTATATGACATAA
- the LOC136260542 gene encoding importin subunit alpha-1-like isoform X2, whose amino-acid sequence MLCEGTGSTANCGSLQRENSRLRSFKNNRLEPSELKRRRTDVSVELRKAKREAELLKRRNITADADKNLLLREICQSNISDIFERIKSADTTIQLAGVQNIRKLLSMDNHSLIEAIVESGIVPNLVQFLSRMNSVAIQFEAAWVLANITSGTSQQTYAVVDAGAIPHFIRLLSSHHNNIKEQALWAIANIAGDGSNLRDTLIKNGVIFPLITLISSNMYYPGPFLKNSIWTLSNFCRHKDPPPSYETVTQLLPTLTSLLHHNDKEVVSDACRILSYLTDSSIDRIELVVKCGIVPCLVSLLSSDDITLLEPALRTVGNIITGREQHVGLMLDNGVLENFGSLLRHQKANIQKEAAWAISNITAGPQKHIEVVIQYNLVPALVILLAEGTTEQAQREVVWAVANIAAGGTIQQVCHLLQAGVLRPLCDLLTIKDAKVTVIILDAINNILMAVDKVNHREQVCIMIEEVGGLDKIESLQQHANPLVYNAALAIIERYFNEFHICTE is encoded by the exons ATGCTGTGTGAAGGTACTGGTAGTACAGCAAACTGTGGCTCACTCCAAAGAGAAAACTCTCGCTTGAGATCGTTTAAAAATAACAGGCTGGAACCATCG GAGTTAAAAAGGCGAAGAACAGATGTATCCGTAGAATTAAGGAAG GCAAAGAGAGAGGCAGAGCTGTTAAAAAGAAGAAACATCACAGCTGATGCTGATAAAAATTTACTGCTCAGAGAAATTTGTCAGTCAAATATCAGTGATATCTTTGAGAGGATAAAATCTGCTGACACAACTATTCAACTTGCTGGAGTGCAAAACATCAG AAAACTGCTATCGATGGACAACCACTCTTTAATTGAAGCGATTGTTGA GAGTGGAATTGTACCTAATTTGGTTCAGTTTCTTTCCAGAATGAACAG TGTTGCAATACAGTTTGAGGCCGCTTGGGTGCTAGCAAACATAACCTCAGGCACATCCCAACAGACTTATGCTGTAGTGGATGCTGGAGCCATACCTCATTTCATCCGTCTGCTATCGTCACATCACAACAACATCAAAGAGCAAGCTCTCTGGGCAATTGCCAACATAGCTG GTGATGGATCTAACCTTCGTGATACTTTAATCAAAAATGGTGTCATCTTTCCTTTGATTACCTTGATCAGCTCCAACATGTACTATCCA GGACCATTTTTGAAAAATTCAATTTGGACGTTGTCTAACTTTTGTCGGCACAAAGACCCACCACCTAGCTATGAGACAGTGACCCAACTGTTGCCAACTCTCACCAGCTTATTACATCACAATGATAAGGAG GTTGTTAGTGATGCTTGTAGAATACTCTCTTATCTAACTGATAGCAGTATTGACAGGATAGAG CTTGTTGTCAAGTGTGGTATTGTTCCTTGTCTTGTGTCTCTTTTGTCATCGGATGACATCACACTTTTG GAGCCTGCTCTGCGTACAGTTGGTAACATAATCACTGGCAGGGAGCAACATGTAGGGTTGATGTTAGATAATGGAGTATTGGAGAACTTTGGATCATTGTTGCGGCACCAAAAGGCCAACATACAGAAG GAGGCAGCCTGGGCTATTTCCAACATCACTGCGGGTCCTCAGAAACATATTGAG GTAGTGATTCAGTACAATTTGGTTCCAGCTCTGGTTATCCTATTAGCTGAG GGCACTACTGAACAAGCACAGAGGGAGGTTGTATGGGCAGTAGCTAATATTGCTGCTGGTGGAACAATTCAACAG GTGTGCCATTTGTTGCAGGCTGGAGTACTGAGGCCACTCTGTGATCTATTGACTATAAAGGATGCTAAG GTCACTGTGATCATCTTGGATGCCATCAATAACATTTTAATG GCTGTGGATAAGGTTAACCATAGGGAGCAGGTGTGCATAATGATTGAAGAAGTTGGAG
- the LOC136260491 gene encoding putative neutral sphingomyelinase isoform X1 translates to METSLNILSMNCWGLRVLSARRRERLTGIAKELKAYDVTALQEVWSKEDYEMMKEITGDLLPYSHMFYSSVIGSGLCVFSRYQIVCSCFHQFVASGGVFDLFTGELFAGKGVGMCRLKISDDCYVSVYNIHTNPDFRESQLFECMQFVHHTRGNDLVVLCGDLNTWPNQPALKLLTTCMELQDPFYHEDCSYTSCPACEDSYTCNRIDNMYKSRGSMPERIDYVMYSDLKSNWVFAKRKFNITMEGLIPGKTFNYSDHVGVNVLLGVQHREEVATTTEIQFNSENKQAVFREVRSLLAERTSTLKQLYFSHSRLIYSWIFLLLLMVIVSIAITYYLVSFVLQAVLFSFLWLVIGRNVIGSLVALGQLSGQQNVLSDLHYYMT, encoded by the exons ATGGAAACCAGCTTGAATATATTATCAATGAATTGCTG GGGACTGAGGGTCTTATCTGCTCGTAGGCGAGAACGACTAACTGGTATTGCTAAGGAGTTAAAAGCTTATGATGTAACTGCTTTACAAGAA GTATGGAGTAAAGAGGATTATGAGATGATGAAGGAGATTACTGGAGACCTGTTGCCATATTCTCACATGTTTTACAG CTCAGTGATTGGAAGCGGATTGTGTGTGTTCTCAAGATATCAGATTGTGTGCTCTTGTTTCCACCAGTTCGTGGCATCAGGTGGTGTATTTGACTTGTTCACTGGAGAGCTGTTTGCTggcaaaggtgtgggcatgtgCCGTCTGAAAATATCCGATGATTGTTACGTCTCAGTGTACAATATACAT ACTAATCCTGATTTTCGAGAGAGCCAGTTGTTTGAATGCATGCAGTTTGTTCACCACACTAGAGGGAATGATCTTGTTGTGCTGTGTGGAGATCTGAACACATGGCCTAACCAACCTGCTTTGAAATTGCTAACCACCTGTATGGAACTGCAGGACCCATTCTATCATGAAGATTGTAGCTACACGTCTTGTCCTGCTTGTgaagattcctacacatgtaATCGTATTGATAATATGTACAAGAGTAGGGGATCAATGCCAGAAAGGATTGACTATGTAATGTATAGTGACTTGAAATCTAACTGGGTATTTGCTAAAAGGAAGTTCAACATTACTATGGAGGGGTTGATTCCAGGCAAAACATTCAACTATTCTGATCACGTTGGAGTGAATGTATTGTTGGGAGTACAGCACAGGGAAGAGGTTGCAACTACTACAGAAATACAATTTAATTCTG AAAATAAACAAGCTGTATTCAGAGAAGTGAGGAGTTTGTTAGCAGAAAGAACAAGTACACTGAAGCAGTTATATTTCTCCCATTCCAGGTTGATTTATAGCTGGATATTTTTGCTACTTCTCATGGTCATTGTATCTATAGCCATCACATATTATTTGGTGTCTTTTGTATTGCAAGCTGTATTGTTTTCATTTTTATGGTTAGTAATTGGTAGGAATGTGATAGGTTCATTAGTTGCACTGGGCCAACTATCAGGACAGCAGAATGTACTCAGTGATCTCCATTACTATATGACATAA